A single region of the Microcella sp. genome encodes:
- the rpsG gene encoding 30S ribosomal protein S7 → MPRKGPAPKRPVVADPVYGAPIVSQLVNKILLDGKKGLAERIVYGALEGVSAKNGQDAVATLKKALDNVRPTLEVRSRRVGGSTYQVPVEVKPHRANTLALRWLTSYAKARREKTMTERLMNEILDASNGLGAAVKRREDTHKMAESNKAFAHYRW, encoded by the coding sequence ATGCCACGTAAAGGCCCCGCACCCAAGCGCCCCGTCGTCGCAGACCCCGTCTACGGCGCTCCGATCGTCAGCCAGCTCGTCAACAAGATTCTTCTCGACGGCAAGAAGGGCCTCGCCGAGCGCATCGTCTACGGTGCCCTCGAAGGCGTGTCGGCCAAGAACGGTCAAGACGCTGTCGCGACCCTGAAGAAGGCCCTCGACAACGTGCGCCCCACCCTCGAGGTGCGGTCGCGTCGCGTCGGCGGCTCGACCTACCAGGTGCCCGTCGAGGTCAAGCCGCACCGCGCGAACACGCTCGCGCTGCGCTGGTTGACCAGCTACGCCAAGGCGCGTCGCGAGAAGACGATGACCGAGCGGCTCATGAACGAGATTCTCGACGCCTCGAACGGCCTCGGTGCCGCGGTCAAGCGTCGTGAAGACACTCACAAGATGGCCGAGTCGAACAAGGCCTTCGCGCACTACCGCTGGTAA
- the tuf gene encoding elongation factor Tu: MAKAKFERTKPHVNIGTIGHVDHGKTTLTAAISKVLADKYPSATNVQRDFASIDSAPEERQRGITINISHVEYETPKRHYAHVDAPGHADYIKNMITGAAQMDGAILVVAATDGPMAQTREHVLLAKQVGVPYLMVALNKSDMVDDEEILELVEIEVRELLSSQGFDGDNAPVIQVSGLKALEGDEKWTESILKLMEAVDESIPDPVRDKDKPFLMPIEDVFTITGRGTVVTGRAERGTLAINSEVEIVGIRPTQKTIVTGIEMFHKQLDEAWAGENCGLLLRGTKREDVERGQVVVKPGSVTPHTNFEGTAYILSKDEGGRHNPFYTNYRPQFYFRTTDVTGVISLPEGTEMVMPGDTTDMTVELIQPIAMEEGLGFAIREGGRTVGAGTVTKVLK, encoded by the coding sequence GTGGCTAAGGCCAAGTTCGAGCGGACCAAGCCGCACGTCAACATCGGAACCATCGGTCACGTCGACCACGGCAAGACCACGCTCACCGCCGCCATCTCGAAGGTGCTTGCAGACAAGTACCCCTCGGCGACCAACGTGCAGCGTGACTTCGCGTCGATCGACTCGGCTCCGGAAGAGCGTCAGCGCGGCATCACCATCAACATCTCGCACGTCGAGTACGAGACGCCCAAGCGTCACTACGCTCACGTCGATGCCCCCGGCCACGCCGACTACATCAAGAACATGATCACCGGTGCTGCGCAGATGGACGGCGCGATCCTCGTGGTTGCGGCGACCGACGGCCCGATGGCTCAGACGCGTGAGCACGTGCTGCTCGCCAAGCAGGTCGGCGTGCCCTACCTCATGGTCGCCCTCAACAAGAGCGACATGGTCGACGACGAAGAGATCCTCGAGCTCGTCGAGATCGAGGTTCGCGAGCTGCTCTCGAGCCAGGGCTTCGACGGCGACAACGCTCCCGTCATCCAGGTCTCGGGCCTCAAGGCTCTCGAGGGCGACGAGAAGTGGACCGAGTCGATCCTGAAGCTCATGGAAGCTGTCGACGAGTCGATCCCCGACCCGGTGCGCGACAAGGACAAGCCGTTCTTGATGCCCATCGAAGACGTCTTCACCATCACCGGTCGTGGCACGGTCGTGACGGGTCGCGCCGAGCGCGGCACCCTCGCGATCAACTCCGAGGTCGAGATCGTCGGCATCCGCCCGACGCAGAAGACCATCGTCACGGGTATCGAGATGTTCCACAAGCAGCTCGACGAGGCATGGGCCGGCGAGAACTGTGGTCTTCTGCTGCGCGGCACCAAGCGCGAAGACGTCGAGCGCGGCCAGGTCGTCGTGAAGCCGGGTTCGGTGACCCCTCACACGAACTTCGAGGGCACCGCGTACATCCTCTCGAAGGACGAGGGTGGCCGTCACAACCCCTTCTACACGAACTACCGCCCGCAGTTCTACTTCCGCACCACCGACGTCACCGGCGTCATCTCGCTGCCCGAGGGCACCGAGATGGTCATGCCCGGCGACACCACCGACATGACGGTTGAGCTGATTCAGCCCATCGCCATGGAGGAGGGCCTCGGCTTCGCCATCCGCGAGGGTGGCCGCACCGTCGGCGCCGGAACGGTCACGAAGGTTCTCAAGTAG
- the hutI gene encoding imidazolonepropionase, which produces MSPTTGSTLITNIGQLVTVDPTEPDRPTRAHAALVIDDGFVAWHGHAADAPAADARIDADGAAVIPGFVDSHSHLVFGGDRVDEFEARMAGRAYTAGGIRTTVAATREATDEALRTRLVHLVAQARAQGTTTLEIKSGYGLTVADEQRALRLAREVTAETTFLGAHVVPADFADDRDAYVDLVCGSMLEACSPHARWVDVFIDSGAFTVDEARRILLAGRDAGLGLRVHAGQLAADGGVALAVELDAASVDHCTFLTDDDVALLAGSGTVATLLPLVEFATRQPFPDARRLIDAGVAVAIATDCNPGSNFSSSMPLAIALAVRELGMTPLEALRAATIGGARALRRDDVGHLGVGARGDAVILDAPDYRYLAYRPGVPLVRTVVAGGIVTSRTVRGE; this is translated from the coding sequence ATGAGCCCCACCACCGGCAGCACCCTGATCACGAACATCGGGCAGCTCGTGACGGTCGACCCGACCGAGCCCGACCGGCCAACGCGTGCCCATGCCGCCCTCGTGATCGACGACGGCTTCGTCGCATGGCACGGCCACGCGGCTGACGCCCCCGCCGCAGATGCGCGCATCGACGCCGACGGAGCCGCCGTCATCCCCGGCTTCGTCGACAGCCACAGCCACCTCGTCTTCGGCGGTGATCGGGTCGATGAGTTCGAAGCACGCATGGCCGGGCGGGCGTACACAGCGGGCGGTATCCGCACGACGGTGGCCGCCACTCGTGAGGCGACAGACGAGGCACTGCGCACCCGACTCGTCCACCTGGTGGCGCAGGCGCGCGCGCAGGGCACGACGACTCTCGAGATCAAGAGCGGCTACGGACTCACCGTCGCCGACGAGCAGCGCGCTCTGCGGCTGGCCCGCGAGGTGACCGCCGAGACCACGTTCCTCGGCGCGCACGTCGTGCCCGCCGACTTCGCCGACGATCGAGACGCGTACGTCGACCTGGTGTGCGGCAGCATGCTCGAGGCCTGCTCCCCGCACGCGCGCTGGGTCGACGTTTTCATCGACTCGGGGGCTTTCACCGTCGACGAGGCGCGCCGCATCCTGCTCGCCGGCCGCGATGCCGGCCTCGGCCTGCGCGTGCACGCCGGCCAGCTCGCCGCCGACGGGGGAGTCGCCCTCGCCGTCGAGCTCGACGCAGCGAGCGTCGACCACTGCACCTTCCTCACCGACGACGACGTGGCACTGCTTGCCGGCAGCGGCACGGTCGCCACGCTGCTGCCGCTCGTCGAGTTCGCGACTCGCCAGCCGTTTCCGGATGCCCGGCGCTTGATCGATGCGGGCGTCGCGGTCGCGATCGCCACCGACTGCAACCCCGGCTCGAACTTCTCGAGCAGCATGCCGCTCGCGATCGCTCTCGCGGTGCGCGAGCTCGGCATGACACCACTCGAGGCCCTGCGCGCCGCGACGATCGGTGGCGCCCGAGCGCTGCGCCGTGACGATGTCGGGCACCTCGGCGTCGGCGCGCGGGGCGATGCCGTCATTCTCGATGCCCCCGACTACCGCTATCTCGCCTACCGGCCCGGGGTTCCGCTCGTCCGCACTGTCGTTGCCGGCGGCATTGTCACGAGCCGCACGGTTCGTGGCGAGTAG
- the hutH gene encoding histidine ammonia-lyase — MQITLGRQPLTIDEVVAVARHDATVAIDAGALDAMAATRAIIDGLADDVEPHYGVSTGFGALATTHIPAEKRAELQRSLVRSHAASSGPEVEREVVRGTMLLRLQTLTTARTGARPVVAETYAALLNAGITPIVGEYGSLGCSGDLAPLAHCALAVMGEGTVRDARGAIVPAAEALAAAGIEPIELREKEGLALINGTDGMLGMLALALADLDRLVATADLAAAMSVEALLGTDRPFASDLQQLRPHPGQATSAENMRRVLSGSAVVTSHQTDACTRVQDAYSLRCAPQVHGAVRDTMAHAASVANRELASSIDNPVVTLDGRVESNGNFHGAPLGYVLDFLAIAVADLASMSERRTDRFLDASRNQGLPPFLAHDPGVDSGHMIAQYTQAGIVSELKRLAVPASVDSIPSSAMQEDHVAMGWSAARKLRRAIDGLTRVVAIEVLTAARGLDLRTAALGVDAAPATAAVVRALREHVPGPGPDRYLAPEIEHAVQLTHDGTLLAAARAVTEIR, encoded by the coding sequence ATGCAGATCACGCTCGGCCGCCAGCCCCTCACGATCGACGAGGTCGTCGCCGTCGCCCGGCACGATGCGACCGTCGCCATCGACGCCGGCGCGCTCGACGCGATGGCGGCGACGCGCGCGATCATCGACGGGCTCGCCGACGACGTCGAACCGCACTACGGGGTGTCGACCGGGTTTGGCGCGCTCGCGACCACGCACATTCCCGCCGAGAAGCGCGCCGAGCTGCAGCGCTCGCTCGTGCGCTCGCACGCGGCGAGCAGCGGCCCCGAGGTCGAGCGCGAGGTGGTGCGCGGCACGATGCTGCTTCGGCTGCAGACGCTCACGACCGCACGCACCGGTGCCCGCCCGGTGGTCGCCGAGACCTACGCCGCGCTGCTCAATGCCGGCATCACGCCGATCGTCGGCGAGTACGGCAGCCTCGGCTGCTCGGGCGACCTCGCGCCGCTCGCGCACTGCGCGCTCGCGGTCATGGGCGAGGGAACGGTGCGCGACGCCCGCGGCGCGATCGTGCCCGCGGCCGAGGCGCTCGCCGCGGCGGGCATCGAGCCGATCGAGCTGCGTGAGAAAGAGGGCCTCGCCCTCATCAACGGCACCGACGGCATGCTCGGGATGCTCGCCCTCGCCCTCGCCGACCTCGACCGCCTCGTGGCCACAGCCGACCTCGCCGCGGCCATGAGCGTCGAGGCTCTGCTCGGCACCGATCGCCCCTTCGCCTCGGATCTGCAGCAGCTGCGCCCCCACCCCGGCCAGGCGACCAGCGCCGAGAACATGCGCCGCGTGCTGAGCGGCTCGGCGGTGGTCACGAGTCATCAGACCGATGCCTGCACGCGCGTGCAAGACGCCTACTCGCTGCGCTGCGCGCCGCAGGTGCACGGCGCGGTGCGCGACACGATGGCGCACGCCGCAAGCGTGGCGAATCGCGAGCTCGCGAGCTCGATCGACAACCCCGTCGTCACGCTCGATGGCCGCGTCGAGTCGAACGGCAATTTTCACGGAGCGCCGCTCGGTTATGTGCTCGACTTTCTCGCGATCGCCGTCGCCGACCTCGCGAGCATGAGCGAGCGCCGCACCGACCGCTTTCTCGACGCGAGCCGCAACCAGGGGCTGCCACCCTTTCTCGCTCATGACCCGGGTGTCGACTCGGGCCACATGATCGCGCAGTACACGCAAGCGGGAATCGTGAGCGAGCTCAAGCGCCTGGCCGTGCCGGCGAGTGTCGACTCGATTCCGTCGAGCGCGATGCAAGAAGATCACGTGGCGATGGGCTGGTCGGCCGCGCGCAAGCTGCGGCGTGCGATCGACGGGCTGACACGCGTCGTCGCGATCGAGGTGCTGACGGCCGCACGGGGCCTCGACCTGCGCACCGCCGCACTGGGGGTCGACGCGGCACCGGCGACCGCTGCCGTCGTGAGAGCCCTGCGCGAGCACGTGCCCGGCCCCGGCCCCGACCGCTACCTCGCCCCCGAGATCGAGCATGCCGTGCAACTCACGCACGACGGCACGCTGCTCGCCGCCGCCCGCGCGGTCACCGAGATTCGCTGA
- a CDS encoding arginase family protein translates to MSTSGASVPDPGGHTRAQRAHSAGAGADAGGLAHDPLWPRAGDWPAWAPGSRADAVLVGIPTWRTSLSPGQTHTTPTAIRDALRYYSADALLRIPAVDRSLVADEPSSDRNERPIDGELARLRVLDAGDVLEPDGAGEAAATARVAEIASAASLVIVLGGDNAATVPAALGAWGDRIATAGLVTLDAHHDLRDGESNGSPVRRLLEAGLAGERVSQLGIEPLANSRAYAARAAEHGITVVSRAELLRTPIDVAMSAALHRAASAGGPVHVDLDLDVCDRSVAPGCPASVPGGLSAIELRTAARLAGAHPSVTSIDLTELDAARDSADRRTVRLAALCVLEAIAGFATRAGTATRQG, encoded by the coding sequence GTGAGCACGTCCGGCGCGAGTGTGCCTGACCCGGGCGGGCACACTCGCGCGCAACGAGCACACTCGGCAGGTGCGGGCGCGGATGCGGGCGGGCTCGCGCACGACCCGCTCTGGCCGCGCGCGGGCGACTGGCCGGCCTGGGCTCCGGGGTCTCGGGCCGATGCTGTGCTCGTCGGCATCCCAACCTGGCGCACCTCGCTGTCGCCGGGCCAGACGCACACCACTCCCACCGCGATTCGGGATGCCCTGCGCTACTACTCAGCCGACGCACTGCTGCGCATTCCTGCTGTCGATCGGTCACTCGTTGCCGATGAGCCGTCGAGCGACCGCAACGAGCGCCCGATCGACGGCGAACTCGCACGACTGAGAGTGCTCGACGCGGGCGATGTGCTCGAGCCCGACGGCGCCGGTGAGGCGGCCGCCACGGCCAGGGTCGCCGAGATCGCGAGCGCAGCATCCCTCGTTATCGTGCTCGGCGGGGACAACGCCGCGACGGTGCCCGCGGCGCTCGGGGCGTGGGGCGACCGCATCGCCACGGCGGGCCTCGTGACGCTGGATGCCCACCACGACCTGCGCGACGGCGAGAGCAACGGGTCTCCGGTGCGCAGGCTGCTCGAGGCAGGGCTTGCCGGTGAGCGAGTCAGCCAGCTCGGCATCGAGCCGCTCGCGAACTCGCGCGCCTACGCGGCGCGAGCCGCCGAGCACGGCATCACCGTCGTCTCGCGCGCCGAGCTGCTGCGCACCCCGATCGACGTCGCCATGAGCGCAGCCCTCCACCGCGCGGCGTCGGCGGGCGGCCCCGTGCACGTCGACCTCGACCTCGACGTGTGCGACCGCAGTGTGGCGCCCGGCTGCCCCGCGAGCGTGCCGGGCGGGCTGAGCGCGATCGAGCTGCGCACCGCCGCGCGCCTCGCCGGGGCGCACCCCTCGGTCACGAGTATCGACTTGACCGAGCTCGACGCTGCGCGCGACAGTGCAGACCGGCGCACCGTTCGGCTCGCCGCGCTGTGCGTGCTCGAGGCGATCGCGGGGTTCGCGACCCGCGCGGGCACAGCGACCAGGCAGGGTTGA
- a CDS encoding IclR family transcriptional regulator yields MLVPDVPAARAALRIVTHLAHHSDPVPASTLARELDLPRSSIYQLLRVLQDEGYVVHYPEARAYGLGALVAEIGGSVLSASRLARLGTPLLDRLVRAAPVPVVAQLAVLAGGDVSYVAQASAPRAPTTVVRVGVRLPAHLTATGRAMLAALPQPQVRALFPHRDSLITRRGVGPRTLPELDRILAVSREHGVATEDGEITAGYASVAATGIDRTGYPAAALGVTYRAEAVAPSDVDALTDAVRDAAAALSARLQGRS; encoded by the coding sequence ATGCTCGTGCCCGATGTTCCCGCCGCCCGCGCCGCCCTGCGCATCGTCACGCACCTCGCGCACCACAGCGACCCCGTGCCCGCCTCGACCCTCGCGCGCGAGCTGGATCTGCCGCGGTCGAGCATCTACCAGCTGCTGCGCGTGCTGCAAGACGAAGGCTACGTCGTGCACTACCCCGAGGCGCGCGCCTACGGCCTGGGTGCCCTCGTCGCCGAGATCGGCGGCTCAGTGCTCAGCGCGAGCCGGCTCGCACGCCTCGGCACCCCCCTGCTCGACCGGCTGGTGCGAGCCGCCCCCGTGCCCGTCGTCGCGCAGCTCGCCGTGCTCGCCGGCGGCGACGTGTCGTATGTCGCTCAGGCGTCAGCGCCGCGCGCACCGACCACTGTCGTGCGCGTCGGCGTGCGCCTGCCCGCGCACCTCACGGCGACCGGCCGCGCGATGCTCGCGGCGCTGCCGCAGCCGCAAGTTCGGGCGCTCTTCCCCCACCGCGACTCGCTCATCACCCGCCGCGGCGTCGGCCCGCGCACGCTGCCCGAGCTCGACCGCATCCTCGCAGTGTCGCGCGAGCACGGAGTCGCCACCGAAGACGGCGAGATCACCGCTGGCTACGCCTCCGTCGCCGCGACGGGCATCGACCGCACGGGCTACCCCGCCGCCGCGCTCGGCGTCACCTACCGCGCCGAAGCGGTCGCGCCCTCCGACGTGGATGCCCTCACCGACGCCGTGCGCGACGCCGCGGCCGCGCTCAGCGCGCGCCTGCAGGGTCGCTCGTAG
- the rpsL gene encoding 30S ribosomal protein S12, producing MPTIQQLVRKGRSPKVSKTKAPALKANPQQRGVCTRVYTTTPKKPNSALRKVARVKLSNGTEVTAYIPGEGHNLQEHSMVLVRGGRVKDLPGVRYKIVRGALDTQAVKNRKQARSRYGAKMDKK from the coding sequence TTGCCCACTATTCAACAGCTGGTCCGCAAGGGCCGCTCGCCGAAGGTCTCGAAGACCAAGGCGCCGGCCCTCAAGGCCAACCCGCAGCAGCGCGGCGTCTGCACGCGCGTCTACACGACCACTCCGAAGAAGCCCAACTCGGCTCTGCGCAAGGTGGCCCGTGTCAAGCTCAGCAACGGCACCGAGGTCACCGCCTACATTCCCGGTGAGGGCCACAACCTGCAAGAGCACTCGATGGTGCTCGTGCGCGGCGGTCGTGTGAAAGACCTGCCCGGCGTGCGCTACAAGATCGTGCGCGGTGCGCTCGACACCCAGGCGGTCAAGAACCGGAAGCAAGCGCGCAGCCGCTACGGAGCGAAGATGGACAAGAAGTAA
- the fusA gene encoding elongation factor G — protein sequence MAQDVLTDLNKVRNIGIMAHIDAGKTTTTERILFYTGITHKIGEVHDGAATMDWMAQEQERGITITSAATTCFWNKHQINIIDTPGHVDFTVEVERSLRVLDGAVAVFDGKEGVEPQSETVWRQADKYDVPRICFVNKMDKLGADFYFTVDTIIKRLGAKPLVIQLPIGFENTFEGVVDLVEMRALTWRGDSKGDVEMGAKYEIEEIPADLVDKAAEYRQALLETVAESDDVLLEKFFGGEELTVAEIKGAIRKMTVASEIYPVLCGSAFKNRGVQPMLDAVVDYLPSPLDVPDTIAHDPRDEEKEIVRKANSTDPFSALAFKVAVHPFFGRLTYVRVYSGAIESGAQVINSTKGKKERIGKIFQMHANKENPVDSVTAGHIYAVIGLKDTTTGDTLADPNAPVVLESMTFPEPVIEVAIEPKTKADQEKLGTAIQKLAEEDPTFRTEQNQETGQTVIKGMGELHLDILVDRMKREFNVEANVGKPQVAYRETIKRTIEKYDYTHKKQTGGSGQFAKIQIMLEPLEVTPETSYEFVNSVTGGRVPREYIPSVDAGIQDAMQVGVLAGFPTVGVKATLLDGASHDVDSSEMAFKIAGSMAFKEAARKANPVLLEPLMAVEVRTPEEYMGDVIGDLNSRRGQIQSMEDATGVKVVRALVPLSEMFGYVGDLRSKTSGRAVYSMTFDSYAEVPKAVADEIVQKNKGE from the coding sequence GTGGCACAGGACGTGCTCACCGACCTGAACAAGGTCCGCAACATCGGCATCATGGCGCACATCGACGCCGGCAAGACCACCACGACCGAGCGCATCCTGTTCTACACAGGCATCACGCACAAGATCGGCGAGGTGCACGACGGCGCCGCGACCATGGACTGGATGGCGCAAGAGCAAGAGCGCGGCATCACGATCACGTCGGCAGCCACGACCTGCTTCTGGAACAAGCACCAGATCAACATCATCGACACCCCCGGCCACGTCGACTTCACGGTCGAGGTCGAGCGCTCGCTGCGCGTGCTCGACGGCGCCGTCGCGGTCTTCGACGGCAAGGAGGGCGTCGAGCCCCAGTCTGAGACGGTCTGGCGTCAAGCCGACAAGTACGACGTTCCGCGCATCTGCTTCGTCAACAAGATGGACAAGCTCGGTGCCGACTTCTACTTCACGGTCGACACGATCATCAAGCGACTCGGTGCGAAGCCTCTCGTCATCCAGCTTCCGATCGGTTTCGAGAACACCTTCGAGGGTGTCGTCGACCTCGTCGAGATGCGCGCCCTCACGTGGCGCGGCGACTCGAAGGGTGACGTCGAGATGGGCGCCAAGTACGAGATCGAAGAGATTCCTGCCGACCTCGTCGACAAGGCGGCTGAATACCGTCAGGCGCTGCTCGAGACCGTCGCAGAGTCAGACGATGTGCTGCTCGAGAAGTTCTTCGGGGGCGAAGAGCTCACCGTCGCCGAGATCAAGGGCGCCATCCGCAAGATGACGGTGGCCTCTGAGATCTACCCGGTGCTGTGCGGCTCTGCGTTCAAGAACCGGGGCGTTCAGCCGATGCTCGACGCGGTCGTCGACTACCTGCCGAGCCCGCTCGATGTTCCTGACACGATCGCTCACGACCCGCGTGACGAAGAGAAAGAGATCGTGCGCAAGGCCAACTCGACCGATCCGTTCTCGGCGCTCGCGTTCAAGGTCGCTGTGCACCCGTTCTTCGGCCGCCTCACCTACGTGCGCGTCTATTCGGGCGCCATCGAGTCTGGCGCCCAGGTCATCAACTCGACCAAGGGCAAGAAAGAGCGCATCGGCAAGATCTTCCAGATGCACGCCAACAAAGAGAACCCGGTCGACTCTGTCACGGCTGGCCACATCTACGCGGTTATCGGTCTGAAAGACACGACGACGGGTGACACCCTCGCCGACCCGAACGCCCCCGTGGTGCTCGAGTCGATGACGTTCCCCGAGCCCGTGATCGAGGTCGCGATCGAGCCGAAGACCAAGGCCGACCAGGAGAAGCTCGGCACGGCCATCCAGAAGCTCGCCGAAGAAGACCCCACGTTCCGCACCGAGCAGAACCAAGAGACGGGTCAGACCGTCATCAAGGGCATGGGCGAGCTGCACCTCGACATTCTGGTCGACCGCATGAAGCGCGAGTTCAACGTCGAGGCCAACGTCGGCAAGCCGCAGGTGGCCTACCGCGAGACGATCAAGCGCACGATCGAGAAGTACGACTACACCCACAAGAAGCAGACCGGTGGGTCGGGTCAGTTCGCGAAGATCCAGATCATGCTCGAGCCGCTCGAGGTGACGCCCGAGACGAGCTACGAGTTCGTCAACTCGGTGACGGGTGGGCGGGTTCCGCGCGAGTACATCCCCTCGGTCGACGCGGGCATTCAAGACGCGATGCAGGTCGGCGTGCTCGCCGGCTTCCCGACGGTCGGCGTCAAGGCGACGCTGCTCGATGGTGCATCACACGACGTCGACTCTTCGGAGATGGCGTTCAAGATCGCCGGATCGATGGCCTTCAAAGAGGCCGCTCGCAAGGCGAACCCCGTGCTTCTCGAGCCGCTCATGGCGGTCGAGGTGCGCACCCCCGAAGAGTACATGGGCGACGTCATCGGCGACCTGAACTCTCGTCGTGGTCAGATCCAGTCGATGGAAGACGCGACGGGTGTCAAGGTCGTCCGCGCCCTCGTGCCGCTGTCAGAAATGTTCGGATACGTCGGAGACCTCCGGTCGAAGACCTCCGGGCGCGCCGTCTACTCGATGACGTTCGACAGCTACGCGGAGGTCCCGAAGGCCGTCGCCGACGAGATCGTCCAGAAGAACAAGGGCGAGTAA
- the hutU gene encoding urocanate hydratase, giving the protein MTLSRATSSSAASGARPVRAHRGTQLHTLGWQQEGALRMLQNNLDPEVAEHPDELVVYGGTGKAARDWASFDALTRTLATLKGDETMLVQSGRPVGVMQTHAWAPRVLLANSNLVGDWANWDEFRRLEALGLTMYGQMTAGSWIYIGTQGILQGTFETFAAVATQRFGGTLAGTITLTGGLGGMGGAQPLAVTMNDGVAICVDVDPSRIARRLEHRYLDVQADSLEHALELAIEARDARRGLSIGVLGNAAEVFPRLLAMGAPIDIVTDQTSAHDPLAYLPVEHTVDEWHAARERDPIGFAAAARASMALQVEAMVGFQRAGAEVFDYGNNIRTEARAAGYADAFSFPGFVPAYIRPLFAQGKGPFRWAALSGDPADIAATDRAVLEMFPENESLQRWIPMAQQRVHYQGLPARICWLGYGERDRAGERFNDMVASGELIAPVAIGRDHLDSGSVASPYRETEAMKDGSDAIADWPLLNALVNTASGATWVSIHHGGGVGIGRSIHAGQVVVADGTALAGEKVQRVLTNDPGMGVIRHIDAGYTEGEQVVADLGVRIPMREGGLE; this is encoded by the coding sequence ATGACCCTTAGCCGTGCGACGAGCTCGAGCGCAGCATCCGGAGCCCGCCCCGTGCGCGCCCACCGCGGAACCCAGCTGCACACCCTCGGCTGGCAGCAGGAGGGCGCGCTGCGCATGCTGCAGAACAATCTCGACCCCGAGGTGGCCGAGCACCCCGACGAGCTCGTCGTCTACGGCGGCACGGGCAAGGCCGCGCGCGACTGGGCGAGCTTCGACGCGCTGACCCGCACGCTCGCCACCCTCAAGGGCGATGAGACGATGCTCGTGCAGTCGGGCCGACCGGTCGGCGTCATGCAGACGCACGCGTGGGCGCCGCGCGTGCTCCTGGCCAACTCGAACCTCGTCGGCGATTGGGCGAACTGGGACGAGTTTCGGCGCCTCGAAGCGCTCGGCCTCACGATGTACGGCCAGATGACGGCCGGCTCGTGGATCTACATCGGCACCCAGGGCATTCTGCAGGGCACCTTCGAGACCTTCGCCGCCGTCGCGACGCAGAGGTTCGGTGGCACCCTCGCCGGCACCATCACCCTCACGGGCGGGCTCGGCGGCATGGGTGGCGCGCAGCCCCTCGCCGTGACGATGAACGACGGCGTCGCCATCTGCGTCGACGTCGACCCCAGCCGCATCGCCCGGCGGCTCGAGCACCGCTACCTCGACGTGCAGGCCGACTCTCTCGAGCACGCTCTCGAACTCGCGATCGAGGCACGGGATGCCCGTCGCGGGCTCTCGATCGGCGTGCTCGGCAATGCGGCCGAGGTCTTTCCGCGCCTGCTCGCGATGGGCGCCCCGATCGACATCGTCACCGACCAGACGAGTGCGCACGACCCGCTCGCCTACCTGCCCGTCGAGCACACGGTCGACGAGTGGCACGCGGCGCGCGAGCGCGACCCGATTGGCTTCGCGGCCGCGGCTCGGGCGTCGATGGCGCTGCAGGTCGAGGCCATGGTCGGGTTCCAGCGCGCGGGGGCCGAAGTCTTCGACTACGGCAACAACATCCGCACCGAGGCTCGCGCCGCGGGGTATGCCGACGCGTTCAGCTTTCCGGGGTTCGTGCCCGCCTACATCCGCCCGCTCTTCGCGCAGGGCAAGGGCCCATTCCGCTGGGCGGCGCTCAGCGGAGACCCCGCCGACATCGCCGCGACCGACCGCGCTGTGCTCGAGATGTTCCCCGAGAACGAGAGCCTGCAGCGTTGGATTCCGATGGCGCAGCAGCGCGTGCACTACCAAGGGCTGCCGGCGCGCATCTGCTGGCTCGGCTACGGCGAGCGCGACAGGGCGGGCGAGCGCTTCAACGACATGGTCGCGTCGGGTGAGCTCATCGCTCCCGTCGCGATCGGCCGCGACCATCTCGATTCGGGCAGCGTCGCGAGCCCCTACCGCGAGACCGAGGCCATGAAAGATGGCAGCGACGCGATCGCCGACTGGCCGCTGCTCAACGCTCTCGTCAACACGGCGAGCGGAGCGACGTGGGTGTCGATCCACCACGGCGGGGGAGTCGGCATCGGCCGCTCGATCCACGCCGGCCAGGTCGTCGTCGCCGACGGAACGGCGCTCGCCGGTGAGAAGGTGCAGCGCGTGCTGACGAACGACCCCGGCATGGGCGTCATCCGCCACATCGACGCGGGCTACACCGAGGGCGAGCAGGTCGTCGCCGACCTCGGCGTGCGCATCCCGATGCGCGAGGGCGGTCTCGAGTGA